In Oreochromis aureus strain Israel breed Guangdong linkage group 20, ZZ_aureus, whole genome shotgun sequence, the following are encoded in one genomic region:
- the LOC116311197 gene encoding twist-related protein 2-like yields MREEEHSNDHPEGGVVSSKENNKRPLSNACPVVVATPGITGHKRQMGAQMEDHISAITPTMSADDGKVKPVDDIQIYNPTGPKKLKKSPQHRPLSLSPAPGPSPEGISSGLEDPHAQRVIANIRERQRTRSLNEAFASLRKIIPTLPSDKLSKIQTLKLASRYIDFLYQVLQSDEMDTKLAGCNYLAHERLSYAFSVWRMEGAWSTMSAGH; encoded by the coding sequence ATGAGAGAGGAGGAACACTCAAATGACCATCCTGAGGGAGGGGTGGTGTCCAGCAAGGAGAACAACAAAAGACCGCTTTCTAATGCCTGTCCTGTTGTGGTTGCGACACCGGGGATCACCGGGCATAAGCGGCAGATGGGTGCCCAAATGGAGGATCACATTTCCGCAATTACACCCACCATGTCGGCAGATGACGGCAAGGTCAAGCCAGTAGATGACATCCAGATCTACAATCCAACTGGCCCCAAAAAGCTCAAGAAGAGTCCTCAGCATCGCCCGCTTTCCCTTTCTCCTGCACCCGGTCCCAGCCCTGAAGGTATTTCAAGCGGCCTCGAGGACCCACACGCCCAGCGGGTCATCGCCAACATCCGGGAGCGCCAGCGGACGCGATCTCTGAATGAAGCCTTTGCCTCGTTGCGCAAAATAATCCCAACGCTCCCCTCTGACAAACTGAGCAAGATCCAGACCCTTAAGTTGGCGTCACGCTACATTGACTTTCTGTACCAGGTTCTGCAGAGTGATGAGATGGACACCAAGCTGGCAGGATGTAACTACCTGGCCCATGAGAGACTGAGCTATGCTTTCTCTGTCTGGAGGATGGAGGGAGCCTGGTCAACCATGTCTGCTGGTCACTAG
- the hdac7a gene encoding histone deacetylase 7 isoform X1: MFTRQTDGIGTSGNIVKTDRQDSVLPTVADSSVAVSRTSLLFPMDLRVGERGMRPGSDTVLLTPLHPPLHLSPFSPQPRSSFSQQQLHQQIRFNMEQRRREHEHHEKQQELQQLKHKDKSQQSAVASSLVKQKLQEVILKKQKKAELERTNANSLTAPPVQYRKLGPDPSVPTLVSSSTQPPPEGPEGTPLRRAASEPNLKVKHKLKKHLNTRKSPLTRKESAPPTVKHRVPDTLDSSPSSSSTPVSGCSSPNDSLPNENGLLPSAGGLSHEAQKLLLRDGTLANFTIQSPSTLPTITLGLPANSRTEGELSSLKVGRVPVVTAGGSSVFLPLSREDQAGQMNPHLPVIILEPSGLVRSPLLTVQGLDSVPLQFAQPLDHLSAGGAQSHKPLSRARSEPLPQSPHALHTHLLQQQHNTQLLERLKQQTHLGKLMSKSSEKPRLHQIPSEDMDSEDGGGTSPTEPAYHSRGRSESLREAEPSASKTHEEQMNLQHALILNQSLLWEQQKQLQQLHRQMETLAVPVLRGGGGAVGGLGVHRPVFRTQSSPASTSLTLPEKTLSLPAQDTSSKPRFTTGLVYDSQMLKHQCTCGDNSSHPEHAGRIQSIWSRLQERGLKGQCESIRGRKATLEELQSVHTERHVLLYGTNPLNRLKLDNRKLAGILSQRMFVMLPCGGVGVDNDTIWNESHTSTASRLAAGSVVELAFRVAKGELKNGFAVVRPPGHHADPSNPMGFCYFNSVAIAAKQLQHKLSVSKILIVDWDVHHGNGTEEVFYNDPSVLYISLHRYDDGNFFPGSGSPAEVGSGAGEGFNVNVAWTGGLDPPMGDAEYLAAFRSVVMPIAQEFSPDVVLVSAGFDAAEGNPAPLGGYKVSAKCFGFLTRQLMSLAGGRLVLALEGGHDLTAICDASEACVSSLLGIQEPLPEDVLLQKPNANAVRSLQTVIQIQSQYWQSVKAYSGSVGLSYMAAQSRDCEETDAVKALASLSVGVLSSKSLPDEPMEHDSDSM; this comes from the exons ATTCCTCAGTGGCAGTGTCGCGCACATCCTTGCTGTTTCCCATGGATCTCAGGGTGGGAGAGCGGGGGATGCGCCCTGGTTCGGACACGGTGCTCCTCACCCCGCTGCACCCGCCTTTACACCTCTCACCGTTCTCCCCACAACCTCGCAGCTCCTTCTCCCAACAACAGCTACACCAGCAAATCCGG TTTAATATGGAACAAAGGAGGCGAGAGCACGAGCATCACGAGAAACAACAAGAGTTGCAGCAgctaaaacacaaagacaagagTCAACAGA GCGCGGTGGCAAGTTCCTTAGTGAAACAGAAACTCCAGGAGGTGATTcttaagaagcagaaaaaggCCGAGCTGGAAAGAACAAACGCTAACTCTCTGACTGCACCTCCTGTCCAATACAG aaaGCTGGGCCCTGACCCTAGCGTACCCACTCTTGTTTCCTCTTCAACGCAGCCTCCTCCTGAGGGTCCAGAGGGCACGCCGCTGCGCAGAGCAG CGTCTGAGCCTAATCTGAAGGTGAAACACAAGCTGAAGAAACACCTGAATACCCGCAAGAGTCCGCTCACCCGCAAAGAGAGTGCCCCACCCACTGTCAAGCACAGAGTACCTGATACACTGG acTCGTCcccgagcagcagcagcactccaGTCTCTGGCTGTAGCTCTCCTAACGACAGTCTGCCTAATGAGAATGGACTGCTGCCATCTGCAGGCGGCCTCTCACATGAG GCCCAGAAACTGCTGCTCAGAGATGGTACTCTAGCTAACTTCACCATCCAGAGTCCCTCCACCCTGCCCACCATCACACTGGGACTACCAGCTAACTCGAGG ACTGAAGGAGAGCTGTCCTCGCTGAAGGTCGGCCGAGTACCGGTGGTCACTGCCGGCGGCTCTTCAGTGTTCCTCCCCCTCAGCAGAGAAGACCAGGCAGGCCAGATGAACCCACACCTACCTGTCATCATCCTGGAGCCATCTGGACTGGTCCGCAGTCCGCTACTCACCG TTCAAGGCCTAGACTCCGTTCCGCTTCAGTTTGCGCAGCCGTTGGACCACCTGTCTGCTGGAGGTGCTCAATCACACAAGCCCCTGAGCAGAGCACGCTCAGAACCCCTTCCTCAGAGTCCCCACGCACTTCACACACATCTCctacaacaacagcacaacacGCAACTACTGGAGAGGCTCAAACAGCAGACGCACCTGGGCAAG CTGATGTCCAAGTCCAGTGAGAAGCCCAGATTGCATCAGATACCTTCTGAGGATATGGACTCAGAGGACGGTGGCGGGACGTCACCCACGGAGCCAGCCTATCACAGCAGAGGGCGGTCAGAGTCGCTGAGGGAAGCGGAGCCATCAGCATCCAAGACACACGAGGAGCAGATGAACCTGCAGCATGCGCTCATACTTAATCAG TCGTTGCTATGGGAACAGcagaagcagctgcagcagctccacCGACAAATGGAGACCCTGGCAGTACCTGTGTTGCGCGGAGGCGGCGGGGCCGTTGGTGGCTTGGGCGTCCATCGCCCCGTCTTCCGTACGCAGTCTTCCCCAGCCTCCacctctctcactctgcctgAGAAAACCCTCAGCCTGCCTGCACAAGACACCAGCAGCAAGCCACGCTTCACTACTG GCCTCGTCTATGACTCTCAAATGCTGAAACACCAGTGTACCTGTGGAGATAACAGCAGCCACCCAGAGCATGCTGGGAGGATACAGAGCATCTGGTCCCGACTACAGGAGAGAGGCCTGAAGGGACAGTGCGAG AGTATCCGCGGCCGTAAAGCCACTCTGGAGGAGCTGCAGTCCGTCCACACGGAGCGTCACGTGTTGCTATACGGCACCAACCCACTCAACAGGCTCAAACTGGATAACCGCAAACTGGCTG GGATCCTGTCTCAAAGGATGTTTGTGATGTTACCATGCGGCGGTGTAGGG GTTGATAATGACACCATCTGGAATGAGTCGCACACCTCCACGGCGTCACGTCTGGCAGCAGGAAGTGTCGTGGAGCTGGCGTTCAGAGTGGCCAAAGGAGAACTAAAG AATGGCTTTGCTGTTGTCAGACCACCAGGGCATCATGCAGACCCCTCCAATCCCat GGGTTTCTGTTACTTCAATTCTGTAGCTATAGCTGCTAAACAGCTCCAACACAAGCTCAGCGTCAGCAAGATCCTCATTGTCGACTGG GACGTTCACCATGGTAATGGCACGGAGGAAGTGTTTTACAACGACCCCAGTGTTCTCTACATCTCACTTCATCGTTATGACGACGGAAACTTCTTCCCCGGCAGCGGGTCTCCCGCTGAG GTTGGATCTGGAGCTGGTGAGGGCTTTaatgtgaatgtggcatggacAGGAGGACTGGACCCACCCATGGGAGACGCTGAATACCTCGCTGCATTCAG GTCTGTGGTGATGCCGATCGCTCAGGAGTTCTCTCCAGATGTAGTTCTGGTGTCAGCCGGGTTTGACGCCGCCGAGGGAAACCCCGCTCCTCTAGGAGGCTACAAGGTCTCCGCCAAAT GTTTCGGTTTCCTGACCCGTCAGCTGATGTCTCTAGCAGGAGGCCGTCTGGTTTTGGCCCTTGAGGGAGGTCACGACCTCACAGCAATCTGTGACGCATCTGAAGCCTGTGTCAGTTCACTCTTGGGCATACAG GAACCGCTGCCGGAGGACGTCCTCCTCCAGAAGCCCAATGCTAACGCAGTCCGCTCCCTACAAACTGTCATACAGATACAAA GTCAGTACTGGCAGAGTGTGAAGGCCTACAGTGGATCAGTGGGTCTGTCATACATGGCTGCTCAGAGCAGAGACTGTGAGGAAACGGATGCTGTCAAGGCTTTGGCCTCGCTCTCTGTTGGAGTTCTTTCAAGCAAGAG CCTCCCTGATGAGCCAATGGAACACGACAGCGACTCCATGTAG
- the hdac7a gene encoding histone deacetylase 7 isoform X2 produces MDLRVGERGMRPGSDTVLLTPLHPPLHLSPFSPQPRSSFSQQQLHQQIRFNMEQRRREHEHHEKQQELQQLKHKDKSQQSAVASSLVKQKLQEVILKKQKKAELERTNANSLTAPPVQYRKLGPDPSVPTLVSSSTQPPPEGPEGTPLRRAASEPNLKVKHKLKKHLNTRKSPLTRKESAPPTVKHRVPDTLDSSPSSSSTPVSGCSSPNDSLPNENGLLPSAGGLSHEAQKLLLRDGTLANFTIQSPSTLPTITLGLPANSRTEGELSSLKVGRVPVVTAGGSSVFLPLSREDQAGQMNPHLPVIILEPSGLVRSPLLTVQGLDSVPLQFAQPLDHLSAGGAQSHKPLSRARSEPLPQSPHALHTHLLQQQHNTQLLERLKQQTHLGKLMSKSSEKPRLHQIPSEDMDSEDGGGTSPTEPAYHSRGRSESLREAEPSASKTHEEQMNLQHALILNQSLLWEQQKQLQQLHRQMETLAVPVLRGGGGAVGGLGVHRPVFRTQSSPASTSLTLPEKTLSLPAQDTSSKPRFTTGLVYDSQMLKHQCTCGDNSSHPEHAGRIQSIWSRLQERGLKGQCESIRGRKATLEELQSVHTERHVLLYGTNPLNRLKLDNRKLAGILSQRMFVMLPCGGVGVDNDTIWNESHTSTASRLAAGSVVELAFRVAKGELKNGFAVVRPPGHHADPSNPMGFCYFNSVAIAAKQLQHKLSVSKILIVDWDVHHGNGTEEVFYNDPSVLYISLHRYDDGNFFPGSGSPAEVGSGAGEGFNVNVAWTGGLDPPMGDAEYLAAFRSVVMPIAQEFSPDVVLVSAGFDAAEGNPAPLGGYKVSAKCFGFLTRQLMSLAGGRLVLALEGGHDLTAICDASEACVSSLLGIQEPLPEDVLLQKPNANAVRSLQTVIQIQSQYWQSVKAYSGSVGLSYMAAQSRDCEETDAVKALASLSVGVLSSKSLPDEPMEHDSDSM; encoded by the exons ATGGATCTCAGGGTGGGAGAGCGGGGGATGCGCCCTGGTTCGGACACGGTGCTCCTCACCCCGCTGCACCCGCCTTTACACCTCTCACCGTTCTCCCCACAACCTCGCAGCTCCTTCTCCCAACAACAGCTACACCAGCAAATCCGG TTTAATATGGAACAAAGGAGGCGAGAGCACGAGCATCACGAGAAACAACAAGAGTTGCAGCAgctaaaacacaaagacaagagTCAACAGA GCGCGGTGGCAAGTTCCTTAGTGAAACAGAAACTCCAGGAGGTGATTcttaagaagcagaaaaaggCCGAGCTGGAAAGAACAAACGCTAACTCTCTGACTGCACCTCCTGTCCAATACAG aaaGCTGGGCCCTGACCCTAGCGTACCCACTCTTGTTTCCTCTTCAACGCAGCCTCCTCCTGAGGGTCCAGAGGGCACGCCGCTGCGCAGAGCAG CGTCTGAGCCTAATCTGAAGGTGAAACACAAGCTGAAGAAACACCTGAATACCCGCAAGAGTCCGCTCACCCGCAAAGAGAGTGCCCCACCCACTGTCAAGCACAGAGTACCTGATACACTGG acTCGTCcccgagcagcagcagcactccaGTCTCTGGCTGTAGCTCTCCTAACGACAGTCTGCCTAATGAGAATGGACTGCTGCCATCTGCAGGCGGCCTCTCACATGAG GCCCAGAAACTGCTGCTCAGAGATGGTACTCTAGCTAACTTCACCATCCAGAGTCCCTCCACCCTGCCCACCATCACACTGGGACTACCAGCTAACTCGAGG ACTGAAGGAGAGCTGTCCTCGCTGAAGGTCGGCCGAGTACCGGTGGTCACTGCCGGCGGCTCTTCAGTGTTCCTCCCCCTCAGCAGAGAAGACCAGGCAGGCCAGATGAACCCACACCTACCTGTCATCATCCTGGAGCCATCTGGACTGGTCCGCAGTCCGCTACTCACCG TTCAAGGCCTAGACTCCGTTCCGCTTCAGTTTGCGCAGCCGTTGGACCACCTGTCTGCTGGAGGTGCTCAATCACACAAGCCCCTGAGCAGAGCACGCTCAGAACCCCTTCCTCAGAGTCCCCACGCACTTCACACACATCTCctacaacaacagcacaacacGCAACTACTGGAGAGGCTCAAACAGCAGACGCACCTGGGCAAG CTGATGTCCAAGTCCAGTGAGAAGCCCAGATTGCATCAGATACCTTCTGAGGATATGGACTCAGAGGACGGTGGCGGGACGTCACCCACGGAGCCAGCCTATCACAGCAGAGGGCGGTCAGAGTCGCTGAGGGAAGCGGAGCCATCAGCATCCAAGACACACGAGGAGCAGATGAACCTGCAGCATGCGCTCATACTTAATCAG TCGTTGCTATGGGAACAGcagaagcagctgcagcagctccacCGACAAATGGAGACCCTGGCAGTACCTGTGTTGCGCGGAGGCGGCGGGGCCGTTGGTGGCTTGGGCGTCCATCGCCCCGTCTTCCGTACGCAGTCTTCCCCAGCCTCCacctctctcactctgcctgAGAAAACCCTCAGCCTGCCTGCACAAGACACCAGCAGCAAGCCACGCTTCACTACTG GCCTCGTCTATGACTCTCAAATGCTGAAACACCAGTGTACCTGTGGAGATAACAGCAGCCACCCAGAGCATGCTGGGAGGATACAGAGCATCTGGTCCCGACTACAGGAGAGAGGCCTGAAGGGACAGTGCGAG AGTATCCGCGGCCGTAAAGCCACTCTGGAGGAGCTGCAGTCCGTCCACACGGAGCGTCACGTGTTGCTATACGGCACCAACCCACTCAACAGGCTCAAACTGGATAACCGCAAACTGGCTG GGATCCTGTCTCAAAGGATGTTTGTGATGTTACCATGCGGCGGTGTAGGG GTTGATAATGACACCATCTGGAATGAGTCGCACACCTCCACGGCGTCACGTCTGGCAGCAGGAAGTGTCGTGGAGCTGGCGTTCAGAGTGGCCAAAGGAGAACTAAAG AATGGCTTTGCTGTTGTCAGACCACCAGGGCATCATGCAGACCCCTCCAATCCCat GGGTTTCTGTTACTTCAATTCTGTAGCTATAGCTGCTAAACAGCTCCAACACAAGCTCAGCGTCAGCAAGATCCTCATTGTCGACTGG GACGTTCACCATGGTAATGGCACGGAGGAAGTGTTTTACAACGACCCCAGTGTTCTCTACATCTCACTTCATCGTTATGACGACGGAAACTTCTTCCCCGGCAGCGGGTCTCCCGCTGAG GTTGGATCTGGAGCTGGTGAGGGCTTTaatgtgaatgtggcatggacAGGAGGACTGGACCCACCCATGGGAGACGCTGAATACCTCGCTGCATTCAG GTCTGTGGTGATGCCGATCGCTCAGGAGTTCTCTCCAGATGTAGTTCTGGTGTCAGCCGGGTTTGACGCCGCCGAGGGAAACCCCGCTCCTCTAGGAGGCTACAAGGTCTCCGCCAAAT GTTTCGGTTTCCTGACCCGTCAGCTGATGTCTCTAGCAGGAGGCCGTCTGGTTTTGGCCCTTGAGGGAGGTCACGACCTCACAGCAATCTGTGACGCATCTGAAGCCTGTGTCAGTTCACTCTTGGGCATACAG GAACCGCTGCCGGAGGACGTCCTCCTCCAGAAGCCCAATGCTAACGCAGTCCGCTCCCTACAAACTGTCATACAGATACAAA GTCAGTACTGGCAGAGTGTGAAGGCCTACAGTGGATCAGTGGGTCTGTCATACATGGCTGCTCAGAGCAGAGACTGTGAGGAAACGGATGCTGTCAAGGCTTTGGCCTCGCTCTCTGTTGGAGTTCTTTCAAGCAAGAG CCTCCCTGATGAGCCAATGGAACACGACAGCGACTCCATGTAG